From the genome of Oryza glaberrima chromosome 1, OglaRS2, whole genome shotgun sequence:
CATCACAATTACCGAGATCACAAAGAGGTCCCTTTTCTGAGGAAAAGGACCGGAACTACTGCTATCTCTCGTCCCTTTATTTCAAAAGCTACACaaagtatatactactagttGGAAGCCCAAAAGATGAGATAATACTCTCGCTAATTATTTAGGCCATCTTGATCTTCTCCTACAATGTCACACACCCTACTGatctctaattaattaatttgcgtACCCTAGCTAGTATTTCACTTACCAGGCATGTAATGAACGTGGACGTCATCCAAAATTAAACGAGAGTACGCCCAAGGATAATGATCTAGCTATGTAAGGATCGATATATAAGAGGATGTTCTTCGACACCGAGAGAGTCCCGAAGTTCGCAATCGATACCTGCATCCGGTTGCTGGTCAAGTTGAGCAAATTGAGTTCTCCAGGAGCTGCTCCTGCTTCATCGACGCATGCATATATGGAGCCAGCTATTCAGATCAATTACCGGCCGGGCATTGACAAAACGGTGAGGTCGTCGATCGGTGTGATTGCTCATGTCGGCCGGAAGCTTGCCGGCGAACTCGTTGCATTTGTTCAATTCGTGAGATGTTGGACGCGATATCTCGATAGGGAGAGAAGGCGTTGTTCTGGATCATCACCGTGGTCAGGGGTCAATTTTACTTCCTTACTTGAGTAGTAGACTCTTGGCCCTCACTAACCTTTACCACACAATGCCGTCCATATATTGTATCAAATTATTTCGTGAATTGTATTTCATTTTGATTCCTGCTTCCGCCCTTGTATATGCATCGACTTGTCACGGATGTCGATCAATTTATACTACGAACCTGTTTGTTATAGCTCCAactctagctccagctccatctttgttggagctggagctcaatCAAACAGCTTCAGCTCCACATAAAATGGGAGTAGAGCTAGGTGAaactctcacaaaatgaactagggAGGTGGATCTGGatttagacagctccacaactctactccagactcaactcctgtagctaaatttaggagttagagctcTATCAAACAGACCCTACAAGTCATAGATGCCACGATGAATAATTGCATTACTTTTTGCTTGTTGTTTTCTGAATTTGAAGGGCAACACAGTTAATTAGTCATGCAGCAATCTATACTAATTGGATaatcatgcatgcaagcatatgCTTATGGATCTAAAGACAGAAATCCCAACTATGATGATAGTACAGAGAGAGAGTTGCAGATGTCTCTGATACTGAGTTTCCTTTGTAACTTAACTACTGTAAGGAGGCATGGCATAGGAACAAAGTAGCCAACCAatataaaaagagagaaagcGGCGAGGAAGCCTTAGCTTATGGGCACCTGGATCCATTATTTCCCAATCTCAATAGTCAATAGTATACTTCTTCTCTCCTTTTACACACATGCATGTTGTTGAGAGATTCTAAAAGCTCATTCAGtagctagtagtagtacgtgCATCGATCATGTGTCAATGTGTGCTTGTGTGGCCTATCTTTTCTTACTCTCTTGGAAGGAACATCAAATAAAAAGATCATCATCATTATAAACCTTTTAGTATCATCATCATgatggcctcctcctcttcctcctccagcctctgTGATACTAATCATCTCTTTCAAGATGACCTCCCATGGCCTTCCATGCCCTTTGCTCTTGCTCCCAACACCTTTGGATTGAACCACCAATGGAGCCAGCCTCCAATGCTGTAAGATATATAGCtttacacacacatacatatttatatatagatatagtttATTCATGCATCTTTTCTTTGAGTTGTTCATGCATATATGTTGTTCCCTCTGAAAAGGATCGAAAATGAAGTTATATGTATGTCTTTTGAGTTTGTATTGTACATCATGCACCTGGGATTCCTAGGATTTGGATTTTTCTTCTCTGGCTTCTTGTTTGCTACCTCCTTGTTCCTTCTGAGATTCTGGGGAATTGTAGCAAGCACAACAAAATGACAACTTCAGAGGAAAACAATGTGTGCATTAATTATATTGGCAGCATGGATCTAGCTAGACTTATTGATTTGTTGGTTTCCTTGATGTAAAAAGCTTCCATCCGCTCGCATTACCTTTGTTCCTTTTGTCATGCATGATCAAGGTCTGTATAGCTCATAATAATCTGGTAGATAGATGATACCAGTGATAATAACAAATTAAGTAATCAATATCTGACTCGATTTTCTTAATTTCTCTCTTGATCAGAAGCAGCAGTACTGATCAGTTAAGTTCATATGAGCTTGAATCACTCCAATCAGTTCAAAGTCAGCTGGCTGCTGCTCCTCCGACATTAAGCCCCCATCTGCAGGCTCATCAACTCAGCACGGTGCTAATGATGCAGGAGCTAGGGTTCCAATGGAGCAGCTGCGCTGCGCCAGCAGATCAACATAGTATTGCAAGCTCCAtgaataacaataataatagtaATGTGATGATGAACGAGGAGGAGCTACGGCCACGTCCTGATCAATCCCTAATCAGCAATCCAAGGTCATGCAGCGCCACCACGCTTCTTCCTCCGCCGCATCTACATCTGGACGGCGCTGTGCTCCCGAGCATCAACGTCTCGCGGCTGCAgaagccggccgccggcgatgagcCGCCGCAGATATGTTGCAAGAGGCAGGCTGCTGCTGCAGTGGTCGGCCATAGCAGCATAAGAGATGAGCATGTGCCCTGCCCCTATGCTGGCCCTCCTGCTCATCTAATTCAAGGACCATCCAACACCCTGCAGGTCAGTACGTAATCACACCATTTATGCACTAGTTATACATTAATTGATCCAGCtggctagcttaattaattgcCTTCTCTTCTCATATGGAGTAGTACATGGTCCTTGGAGGAGTACGTGCTAAACTGTCTGACTAACACTTAATTGTTACTGTAGACATATTGGAACTGATTATAAGCTAATAATGGTGATAAGTGATAACCAAACTAGTAGTTAggaacatgcatgcattttcaGCCTATACTTACACATGCAAATACTTACACATCAGATATTGATCATAATTAACTTTTGTCTCTGTCATGATTGTGGCATATCAGGTTTTGACGGATCTcgatacatacatatatatattatcctgCCATGGTCAAATATATGACGAAATTAATTAGCATTGACGGGCTAAAATGCATGAATTAGTATCTCGGAGTGCCAATTTGAAGTATATATATTCAGTAGTGCCCTTGTAAGACAGATACATATTTATATGCATTTGCCCTGATTCAGATGTCTCCTAGATATACTGTCagcaagcaagctagctagctagcttaattagcttaaCTGGTGTAAGGGAACGATCTGCATGTCTTGGGCAGAGTAGAGAACAAGAGAATATGTTTGTGTTTGGCAAAAGCCTGTGAGTTGTTAATTGTAGGACCATTTGTCTGTAATGAACTCTTCAATTCTTTGGCTTTGTATTTTCTTAGTTTTGTAAGCCATCCCACTATTCTGCACAAGTTAGTCTTTTTTTCCATACTAGTGTTTGTTTTTCTGTCAGTTTTCTaaattaaaaattgattttgtgtgtcccatttgtaatcttttagtGAGTACTTGTGTTAGATAcatacaccctccgtcccaaaaagaagTAATTTCTGGAGGGGAGACTTTGTCCCTCAAAAGACAATTCCAGCACAAAAATCCAGATACTTCATCTCTGTCACATAATCTGTGGGCTATAGTAGTGCGCGGTGACCTCTCTCCtctcacacaaaaaaaaacttatctctTCCAGGCGTCTTCCAGGCGGTCTCTCGCGtatttctctctctcgttctaTCTCGTCTCTCTCTCGTTCCCAAATCGACTGAATCGAAGCTGCGACATCGTCTAGAT
Proteins encoded in this window:
- the LOC127785524 gene encoding uncharacterized protein LOC127785524 isoform X1 — encoded protein: MMASSSSSSSLCDTNHLFQDDLPWPSMPFALAPNTFGLNHQWSQPPMLSSSTDQLSSYELESLQSVQSQLAAAPPTLSPHLQAHQLSTVLMMQELGFQWSSCAAPADQHSIASSMNNNNNSNVMMNEEELRPRPDQSLISNPRSCSATTLLPPPHLHLDGAVLPSINVSRLQKPAAGDEPPQICCKRQAAAAVVGHSSIRDEHVPCPYAGPPAHLIQGPSNTLQMKRNTNAAAQGRGGRHGSSTEHRSSTALPPSSKKPRLESHSSSMLPSFKVRKEKLGDRIAALQQLVSPFGKTDTASVLMEAIGYIKFLQDQVETLSGPYLRSSKNSKKLACRAAQQQRKGTSNGGDAAAKLDLRSRGLCLVPLSCTSYVTNENGVWPPPNFRGN
- the LOC127785524 gene encoding uncharacterized protein LOC127785524 isoform X2, producing the protein MMASSSSSSSLCDTNHLFQDDLPWPSMPFALAPNTFGLNHQWSQPPMLSSSTDQLSSYELESLQSVQSQLAAAPPTLSPHLQAHQLSTVLMMQELGFQWSSCAAPADQHSIASSMNNNNNSNVMMNEEELRPRPDQSLISNPRSCSATTLLPPPHLHLDGAVLPSINVSRLQKPAAGDEPPQICCKRQAAAAVVGHSSIRDEHVPCPYAGPPAHLIQGPSNTLQMKRNTNAAAQGRGGRHGSSTEHRSSTALPPSSKKPRLESHSSSMLPSFKVRKEKLGDRIAALQQLVSPFGKTDTASVLMEAIGYIKFLQDQVETLSGPYLRSSKNSKKLACRAAQQQRGTSNGGDAAAKLDLRSRGLCLVPLSCTSYVTNENGVWPPPNFRGN